The following are encoded together in the Planococcus antarcticus DSM 14505 genome:
- the smc gene encoding chromosome segregation protein SMC, whose translation MFLKRLEVMGFKSFADRIGIDFVPGVTAVVGPNGSGKSNVTDAIRWVLGEQSAKSLRGAKMEDVIFAGSDSRKPLNFAEVTIILDNTDGRVPLDYSEVSVTRRVFRSGESAYLLNKQNCRLKDITDLFMDSGLGKEAFSIISQGRVDEILNSKAEERRSIFEEAAGVLKYKQRKKKAEIKLNETDENLNRVLDILHELDGRMEPLQIQASTARDYLDMNEQLKDADIALLAYDAENLEKELDQLTLDALAHSEKEQQLSAEINKKDHAVGSIRKTLAGLDNKIDQAQNALVEASAETEKWQGRKLLMSEKKSNAHRQAQQLQDNLDAEQLENNFLKKKHSEQLALLEERKAEQQTIRTDIKKLEEQLNRTPADIENEIENCKSVYIDLMNEQATVKNELKNIDLQALQLSESTGRIASQRTDFTEELLKLEKEKVQAEKNVREIRILLDDKRQQYKDNESSYQLQKQAFDQKQSMLFQAYQSQKQLAARVDTLQELEADFSGFFQGVRDVLMARETGQLAGIRGAVAEIAKVEKNYTKAIETALGASSQHIVTENEQHAREAIDFLRKKRAGRSTFLPMTVMKSRKIPEHTLATLSQHPSYINMAFELVNYDPQYAMIIENLLGNVIVAEDLKGATSIAKATGNRFRVVTLEGDIVNAGGSMTGGANKTQASFFSRKAELEQLLVQAEELKDTILNAEKTVQKEQVDVKATGESIQTLWTEGEKYRGMEAENSIILREIEAVLKTTSERFQLFEAEQKNKAYDLTAITGRKETASTRLESIVEELRAITVKIDELTLFKQQNESARDQVLEKLAEQKSQYAVTKERVIQLTASEDELFERLEKSNRKLQEHQKELQWIQSEEAAKVYSDEEILQEIQSWSTKKVQMLQTVDQTKEQRAEQQAGLNGLEEDLKEQQRIYKGYVEAIRICEVKTTRLEVQIQSLITQLETNYQLTLEQAKQFDMVDEEAAVRRKVKLLKQSIEELGPVHIGAIEEFDHVSDRHGFLTEQRNDLNEAKETLRTLIREMDGEMTSRFDDTFHAIRTQFQRVFKELFGGGSADLVLTDPQDMLRTGVEIIAQPPGKKLQNLSLLSGGERALTAIALLFAILNVRPVPFCVLDEVEAALDESNVVRYSQYLKKFSEDTQFIVITHRKGTMEGADVLYGITMQESGISKLVSVKLEEKM comes from the coding sequence ATGTTTTTGAAAAGATTGGAAGTCATGGGGTTCAAATCTTTTGCCGATCGAATCGGCATTGACTTTGTGCCTGGAGTAACAGCTGTTGTCGGACCAAACGGCAGCGGCAAAAGCAACGTCACCGATGCCATACGCTGGGTGCTTGGAGAACAATCAGCAAAATCACTGCGCGGTGCTAAAATGGAAGATGTTATTTTTGCCGGTAGTGATTCCAGGAAACCGCTTAATTTTGCGGAAGTCACAATAATTTTGGACAATACAGATGGCCGTGTCCCTCTTGATTACAGCGAAGTCAGCGTAACAAGAAGGGTTTTTCGCAGTGGCGAAAGCGCTTATTTATTGAACAAGCAAAATTGTCGGTTGAAGGACATTACAGATCTGTTTATGGATTCTGGGCTCGGTAAAGAAGCCTTTTCCATCATTTCGCAGGGGCGTGTGGATGAGATTCTGAATTCGAAAGCCGAAGAGCGCCGGTCGATTTTCGAAGAAGCTGCCGGTGTCTTGAAATACAAACAGCGCAAGAAAAAAGCCGAAATAAAATTAAATGAAACCGATGAAAATCTGAACCGTGTGCTGGATATCCTTCACGAATTGGATGGCCGGATGGAGCCGCTTCAAATTCAGGCTTCCACAGCGCGGGATTATTTAGATATGAACGAACAGCTGAAAGATGCAGATATCGCTTTATTAGCATATGATGCAGAAAACTTGGAGAAAGAGCTGGATCAGCTGACCCTTGATGCTTTGGCTCATTCAGAAAAGGAACAGCAATTATCGGCAGAAATCAATAAGAAGGATCATGCAGTAGGCAGCATACGCAAGACTCTGGCTGGTTTGGACAATAAAATAGACCAAGCGCAGAATGCTCTGGTGGAAGCCAGTGCCGAGACAGAGAAATGGCAGGGGCGCAAATTGCTGATGTCTGAGAAAAAGAGTAATGCTCACCGCCAAGCACAGCAGCTGCAGGATAATCTCGATGCAGAACAGCTTGAAAACAATTTTTTGAAGAAAAAGCACAGCGAGCAGCTTGCTTTGCTGGAAGAACGTAAAGCTGAGCAGCAGACGATTCGGACAGACATTAAAAAACTGGAAGAGCAACTCAACCGGACACCAGCCGATATCGAAAATGAAATCGAAAACTGCAAGTCGGTTTATATCGATTTGATGAACGAGCAGGCGACGGTCAAAAATGAACTGAAGAATATTGACTTGCAAGCACTGCAATTGTCGGAGTCAACTGGGCGCATTGCGTCGCAGCGGACAGATTTCACAGAAGAATTGTTGAAGCTGGAAAAGGAAAAAGTGCAGGCGGAAAAGAATGTTCGGGAAATTCGTATACTGCTGGACGACAAGCGCCAGCAGTATAAAGACAACGAATCATCCTACCAGCTGCAAAAACAGGCTTTCGACCAGAAACAATCCATGCTGTTTCAGGCGTACCAGTCGCAAAAGCAATTGGCAGCGCGCGTCGACACTTTGCAGGAACTGGAAGCTGATTTTTCAGGGTTTTTCCAAGGTGTTCGTGACGTATTGATGGCGCGTGAAACAGGTCAATTAGCAGGAATTAGAGGAGCAGTAGCTGAAATTGCAAAGGTGGAGAAAAATTACACAAAAGCGATAGAAACGGCTTTAGGTGCTTCTAGCCAGCACATCGTAACGGAGAATGAACAGCATGCCCGGGAAGCAATCGATTTTCTGCGCAAAAAAAGAGCCGGCCGTTCTACTTTTCTGCCGATGACTGTCATGAAGTCAAGGAAAATTCCGGAGCATACTTTGGCCACCTTGAGTCAGCACCCCTCCTATATCAATATGGCTTTTGAACTGGTCAATTACGACCCTCAATATGCGATGATCATAGAAAATCTGCTTGGCAACGTCATTGTCGCTGAGGATCTGAAAGGCGCGACGTCGATCGCTAAAGCAACAGGAAACCGATTCCGTGTCGTAACGCTTGAAGGTGATATCGTCAATGCAGGTGGGTCGATGACCGGTGGCGCCAATAAAACGCAAGCTTCTTTCTTTTCACGAAAAGCTGAACTTGAACAATTGCTTGTTCAAGCGGAAGAGTTAAAAGATACAATCCTAAATGCTGAAAAAACAGTTCAGAAAGAACAAGTAGATGTCAAAGCAACTGGAGAATCCATCCAGACCCTGTGGACCGAAGGTGAAAAATACCGGGGTATGGAAGCAGAAAACTCCATTATCCTTCGTGAAATCGAAGCGGTGTTAAAGACCACTTCAGAGCGTTTCCAGCTTTTCGAAGCCGAACAGAAGAACAAGGCATATGATTTAACGGCAATCACCGGGAGGAAAGAAACGGCCTCTACACGGCTTGAAAGCATCGTTGAGGAATTGCGTGCCATTACGGTGAAAATCGACGAACTGACCTTATTCAAGCAGCAAAACGAATCGGCCCGTGATCAGGTCTTGGAGAAGTTGGCGGAACAGAAGTCTCAGTATGCCGTCACAAAAGAACGCGTTATTCAATTGACTGCCAGTGAAGACGAACTTTTCGAACGCTTGGAGAAAAGCAATCGCAAGCTGCAGGAGCATCAAAAAGAATTGCAGTGGATTCAATCAGAGGAAGCAGCGAAAGTCTATTCAGACGAGGAAATTCTTCAGGAAATCCAGTCCTGGTCAACGAAAAAAGTGCAAATGTTGCAAACAGTCGACCAAACCAAAGAACAACGTGCAGAGCAGCAGGCCGGTTTGAATGGTCTGGAAGAAGACCTAAAAGAGCAGCAGCGCATCTATAAAGGGTATGTTGAAGCGATTCGGATCTGCGAAGTCAAAACGACGCGTTTGGAAGTCCAAATCCAAAGCTTAATCACACAGCTCGAAACCAACTACCAGTTGACACTCGAACAGGCCAAGCAGTTTGATATGGTCGACGAGGAAGCGGCCGTCCGTAGAAAAGTCAAGTTGCTGAAGCAGTCTATCGAGGAATTGGGACCAGTACACATCGGAGCTATCGAGGAGTTCGATCATGTCTCCGATCGCCATGGCTTTTTAACAGAGCAACGCAATGATTTGAACGAAGCAAAAGAAACATTGCGGACATTGATCCGGGAAATGGATGGAGAAATGACCAGCCGTTTCGATGACACCTTTCATGCCATCCGTACGCAATTCCAGCGTGTTTTCAAAGAACTGTTTGGCGGAGGCTCTGCTGACCTAGTGTTGACCGATCCACAGGATATGCTGCGGACTGGTGTGGAAATTATCGCCCAGCCGCCTGGTAAAAAGCTGCAGAACTTGAGTCTTTTGTCAGGAGGAGAACGCGCACTAACCGCTATTGCTTTATTGTTCGCGATTCTGAATGTGCGCCCTGTGCCTTTCTGTGTACTTGACGAAGTCGAGGCGGCGCTTGATGAATCGAATGTCGTACGTTACAGTCAATACCTGAAGAAGTTCAGTGAAGATACCCAATTTATCGTCATCACGCACCGCAAAGGAACGATGGAAGGCGCGGATGTCCTGTACGGAATTACCATGCAGGAGTCAGGGATTTCAAAATTGGTCTCGGTCAAACTGGAAGAAAAAATGTAA
- the trmD gene encoding tRNA (guanosine(37)-N1)-methyltransferase TrmD: MNINVLSLFPPMFEGVFQHSIMKKAQEKDAVSLNVVDIREFADNKRQVDDYPFGGGAGMVLKPEPIFNAVESLMQNSKPRIILMCPQGERFTQQKAEELAAEQELVFICGHYEGYDERIREHLVTDEISIGDFVLTGGELAAMTVIDSVVRLLPGVLGNADSPVRDSFSTGLLEHPQYTRPADFRGWKVPDVLTSGNHGKVDQWREEQTLKRTLERRPDLLDKIDLNDNQKKTIDQLKEQQ, encoded by the coding sequence ATGAACATAAATGTCCTATCGCTGTTTCCACCCATGTTTGAAGGTGTATTTCAGCATTCGATTATGAAAAAAGCTCAGGAAAAAGATGCCGTCAGTCTTAATGTCGTGGATATCCGTGAATTCGCGGACAATAAGCGGCAGGTGGATGATTATCCATTTGGCGGAGGCGCCGGAATGGTGCTAAAGCCGGAACCAATTTTCAATGCCGTAGAAAGCTTGATGCAAAACAGTAAGCCGCGCATCATCTTAATGTGTCCTCAAGGCGAGCGTTTTACGCAGCAAAAAGCGGAAGAGCTGGCAGCTGAGCAGGAATTGGTGTTTATCTGTGGCCATTATGAAGGCTATGATGAACGGATACGCGAGCACTTGGTGACAGATGAGATCTCCATTGGCGATTTTGTGTTGACCGGCGGAGAGCTGGCAGCGATGACGGTCATTGACAGTGTCGTCAGGCTGCTTCCAGGGGTGCTTGGCAACGCCGACTCGCCGGTTCGTGACTCATTCTCAACAGGACTCCTAGAACACCCACAATACACGCGTCCAGCTGATTTCAGGGGCTGGAAAGTTCCGGACGTCTTGACTTCCGGCAATCACGGGAAAGTTGACCAATGGCGCGAAGAACAGACCTTGAAACGTACGCTTGAGCGTCGGCCGGATCTGCTTGATAAAATCGACTTGAACGACAACCAGAAAAAAACAATTGATCAATTGAAAGAACAACAATAG
- a CDS encoding KH domain-containing protein — translation MKQLIETIVKPLVDYPEEVRVDIDENASRIVYKLSVHPEDTGKVIGKQGRVAKAVRSIVYSAAGSYHKKKTYLDIVD, via the coding sequence ATGAAGCAGCTGATTGAGACCATTGTGAAACCGTTGGTTGATTATCCGGAAGAAGTTCGTGTCGATATCGACGAAAACGCAAGCCGAATTGTCTACAAGCTTTCTGTGCATCCTGAGGATACAGGGAAAGTAATCGGGAAACAGGGACGTGTAGCGAAAGCTGTCCGTTCAATTGTGTACTCAGCAGCAGGCAGTTATCATAAGAAGAAAACTTACCTCGATATTGTGGATTAA
- the ffh gene encoding signal recognition particle protein: MAFEGLSERLQGTMTKIKGKGKINEADVKEMMREVRFALIEADVNLKVVKEFVKKVSERAIGQDVMDSLTPGQQVVKIVKDELTELMGGEERKIEFSTKQPTVIMMVGLQGAGKTTTSGKLANLLRRKHNRKPLLVAADVYRPAAIQQLETIGKQLSLPVFSKGTDMSPVEIARQAIEHAKTEHLDTVIIDTAGRLHVDEALMQELKDIRALKEPDEIFLVVDSMTGQDAVNVAQNFDEAIGITGVVLTKLDGDTRGGAALSIRTVTQKPIKFVGMGEKLDALEAFHPERMASRILGMGDMLSLIEKAQSNVDEEKAKELEEKFRTSSFTFDDFLEQMTQVKQMGPLDEILKMLPGANKIKGLENAKVDEGQMDRVEAIIYSMTKKEKTTPEIINANRKKRIAKGSGTTIQDVNRLLKQFEDMKKMMKQMTGMNTKKGKKKMGMPGLDSLFK, encoded by the coding sequence ATGGCATTTGAAGGATTGTCCGAACGCCTGCAAGGCACTATGACAAAGATCAAGGGCAAAGGGAAAATCAATGAAGCAGACGTTAAGGAAATGATGCGCGAAGTTCGGTTCGCCTTAATCGAAGCGGATGTCAACTTAAAAGTCGTCAAGGAATTCGTTAAGAAAGTCAGCGAACGGGCAATCGGCCAGGATGTTATGGATAGTCTGACACCGGGCCAACAGGTCGTTAAAATCGTCAAAGATGAGCTGACTGAATTGATGGGCGGCGAAGAAAGAAAAATAGAGTTTTCAACAAAGCAGCCGACTGTTATCATGATGGTCGGTCTGCAAGGCGCTGGTAAAACGACCACTTCTGGGAAACTTGCCAACCTGTTGCGCAGAAAACATAACCGCAAGCCGTTATTGGTAGCGGCCGATGTGTATCGTCCGGCAGCTATCCAGCAGCTTGAAACAATTGGCAAGCAGCTGTCCCTGCCGGTTTTTTCCAAAGGAACAGATATGTCTCCAGTGGAAATTGCACGCCAGGCGATTGAGCATGCAAAAACCGAGCATTTGGATACGGTTATCATCGATACGGCAGGTCGCTTGCACGTTGATGAAGCCTTGATGCAGGAATTGAAGGATATTCGAGCTCTCAAAGAGCCAGATGAGATCTTCCTTGTGGTTGATTCCATGACCGGTCAGGATGCTGTCAACGTAGCTCAGAACTTCGATGAAGCAATCGGCATCACAGGCGTCGTGCTGACGAAGCTTGATGGCGATACGCGAGGTGGTGCGGCACTGTCCATCCGAACGGTCACCCAAAAACCGATTAAATTTGTCGGGATGGGCGAAAAGCTAGATGCACTTGAAGCTTTTCACCCAGAGCGCATGGCGTCAAGAATCCTTGGCATGGGTGATATGCTCTCGTTGATCGAAAAAGCGCAATCAAATGTTGATGAAGAAAAAGCGAAAGAACTAGAAGAGAAGTTCAGAACCTCATCTTTTACTTTCGATGACTTTCTTGAACAGATGACGCAGGTCAAACAGATGGGACCACTGGATGAAATTCTGAAAATGCTCCCAGGTGCTAATAAAATTAAAGGTCTTGAAAACGCAAAAGTAGATGAGGGGCAAATGGATCGCGTAGAAGCCATCATCTATTCCATGACAAAAAAAGAGAAAACTACGCCTGAAATCATCAATGCGAACCGAAAAAAACGGATTGCCAAAGGTTCAGGAACAACCATTCAAGATGTTAACCGACTCTTGAAACAGTTTGAAGACATGAAGAAAATGATGAAGCAAATGACTGGCATGAACACAAAAAAAGGCAAAAAGAAAATGGGAATGCCAGGCCTAGACTCACTTTTTAAGTAA
- the rpsP gene encoding 30S ribosomal protein S16: MAVKIRLKRMGAKKSPFYRIVVADSRAPRDGRQIQTVGTYNPLTVPAEVKIDEDLVLKWLHDGAKPSDTVRNLFSQKGIMEKFHNEKLNK; the protein is encoded by the coding sequence ATGGCAGTAAAAATTCGCTTGAAACGTATGGGAGCTAAAAAATCTCCTTTTTACCGTATTGTAGTAGCTGACTCACGTGCTCCACGCGACGGCCGTCAAATCCAGACAGTAGGTACTTACAACCCACTGACAGTTCCAGCTGAAGTTAAAATCGACGAAGATCTAGTGTTGAAATGGCTTCATGATGGTGCAAAACCATCTGACACAGTACGCAACTTGTTTTCTCAAAAAGGCATTATGGAGAAATTCCATAACGAAAAACTAAACAAGTAA
- the lepB gene encoding signal peptidase I: METEVKKKNEMWEWSKALLIAFGLAAIIRFFLFTPIVVDGESMMPTLEHGDRMIVNKIGYSVGEPDRFDIIVFHAPEEKDYIKRIIGLPGDYVAYEDDQLYINGEAVEEPYLDIYKQGITGTLTEDFVLEDVTGESIIPEGSMFVMGDNRRASKDSRHIGLVSTEEVIGDTSFVFWPLPEAGIVK, translated from the coding sequence GTGGAAACTGAAGTGAAGAAGAAGAATGAAATGTGGGAATGGTCCAAAGCTTTGTTGATCGCCTTCGGTTTGGCAGCAATTATCCGTTTCTTTTTATTCACACCGATTGTCGTAGATGGAGAGTCAATGATGCCGACACTGGAGCATGGAGACCGAATGATCGTCAACAAAATCGGCTATTCAGTTGGGGAGCCCGACCGTTTTGACATCATCGTTTTTCATGCGCCGGAGGAAAAAGATTATATTAAGCGCATAATTGGTTTGCCAGGTGATTACGTAGCCTATGAAGACGACCAGTTATATATAAATGGAGAAGCAGTAGAAGAGCCTTATCTGGATATTTATAAGCAAGGAATCACCGGTACGCTGACAGAAGATTTTGTTTTGGAAGATGTTACCGGCGAAAGCATTATACCCGAAGGCTCTATGTTTGTAATGGGTGATAATCGCCGTGCAAGCAAAGACAGCCGCCATATCGGGTTGGTCTCGACCGAGGAAGTAATCGGGGACACAAGTTTCGTTTTTTGGCCTTTGCCTGAAGCGGGAATTGTAAAATAA
- a CDS encoding putative DNA-binding protein — translation MGLEKTTRMNYLFDFYQELLTPKQRSYMMLYYLDDHSLGEIAEEYNITRQAVYDNIRRTEAMLEEYERKLQLFEKFQKRQQLVSSFEKQPFTEERVQQFLGELKEWD, via the coding sequence ATGGGACTAGAAAAAACAACACGAATGAACTATTTGTTCGATTTCTATCAGGAGCTACTGACACCTAAGCAGCGGAGCTACATGATGCTGTATTATTTAGATGACCATTCACTAGGTGAAATTGCCGAAGAATACAACATCACCCGCCAGGCAGTTTATGACAATATCCGTCGGACGGAAGCGATGCTAGAAGAATATGAACGCAAATTGCAGCTTTTTGAGAAATTTCAGAAACGGCAGCAACTGGTTTCGTCATTTGAAAAACAGCCATTCACAGAAGAGCGCGTCCAGCAATTTTTGGGCGAACTGAAGGAATGGGACTAG
- the ylqF gene encoding ribosome biogenesis GTPase YlqF, which translates to MTIQWFPGHMAKARRQVTEKLKLVDIIFELVDARLPLSSRNPMIDQVIQQKPRLIILNKMDMADEGETKKWIRYFEDQGSRAVAINSLEGRGLQLVTKASKEILEDKWDRMIAKGIKPRAIRAMIVGIPNVGKSTLINRLSKKSLAKTGNMPGVTKAQQWIKVGKEIELLDTPGILWPKFEDPETGLKLAVTGAIKDSVIQMQELAIYSLKFLEERYPERMMERYGIDHVDEEIVNTFDHIGKKRRCFDQHGEIDYETTAEVIVRDIRNQHLGKVTFDYRDEMIEEEEG; encoded by the coding sequence ATGACGATACAATGGTTTCCTGGACACATGGCGAAAGCGCGAAGACAAGTTACCGAAAAGCTGAAATTGGTGGATATTATTTTTGAACTTGTTGACGCCAGGCTACCTTTATCCTCACGAAATCCGATGATCGATCAAGTGATTCAGCAAAAACCGCGTCTCATTATTTTAAATAAAATGGACATGGCAGATGAAGGTGAAACGAAAAAGTGGATTCGTTATTTTGAAGATCAAGGTAGCCGAGCAGTAGCCATAAATTCGCTTGAAGGCAGAGGGCTGCAGCTGGTGACGAAAGCATCAAAAGAAATACTAGAAGATAAATGGGACCGGATGATTGCCAAAGGCATCAAACCCCGTGCCATTCGCGCCATGATAGTCGGAATCCCGAACGTTGGGAAATCAACGCTTATCAACCGCTTATCGAAAAAGAGCTTGGCCAAAACTGGAAATATGCCAGGTGTCACAAAGGCGCAGCAATGGATCAAAGTCGGAAAAGAAATTGAGCTATTGGATACACCAGGTATTTTATGGCCGAAGTTTGAAGACCCGGAAACTGGATTAAAATTAGCCGTCACGGGAGCAATTAAAGATTCGGTCATTCAAATGCAAGAGCTCGCCATTTATTCCCTGAAGTTTTTGGAAGAGCGCTACCCAGAACGTATGATGGAGAGATACGGTATTGACCATGTTGACGAAGAAATCGTCAATACTTTCGATCATATCGGCAAAAAGCGTCGTTGTTTTGACCAGCATGGCGAAATCGACTATGAAACAACTGCTGAAGTGATTGTTCGGGATATTCGGAACCAGCATCTGGGTAAAGTGACGTTTGATTACAGAGACGAAATGATTGAAGAAGAAGAGGGGTGA
- the rimM gene encoding ribosome maturation factor RimM (Essential for efficient processing of 16S rRNA) codes for MQWFNVGKIVNTHGIRGEVRVLSRTDFPDERFAVGTKLGLFTPDAKKPVMVKIASHRQHKNFELVTFEGYPNINDVEPLKESYLKIAEHDLTELEDNAFYHHEILGCRVFSTEGQELGTISEILETGANDVWEVTPKTGKKHYIPYIEDIVKEIDIDEKKVIIEVMEGLLS; via the coding sequence GTGCAATGGTTTAATGTAGGGAAAATTGTCAACACCCACGGAATCCGCGGTGAAGTGCGCGTCTTGTCGCGTACCGACTTTCCGGATGAACGATTTGCGGTAGGTACGAAGCTTGGCCTTTTCACACCGGATGCAAAAAAGCCGGTCATGGTAAAAATCGCCAGCCATCGCCAGCATAAGAATTTTGAATTGGTGACTTTTGAAGGCTACCCGAACATTAATGATGTGGAACCACTCAAAGAGTCTTATCTGAAGATTGCAGAACATGACTTGACGGAACTAGAGGATAACGCGTTTTACCACCATGAAATTCTTGGATGTAGAGTCTTTTCGACTGAAGGTCAGGAACTCGGGACGATCAGTGAAATTTTGGAGACTGGAGCAAACGATGTCTGGGAAGTTACGCCGAAAACTGGAAAAAAGCATTACATCCCGTATATCGAAGATATTGTCAAAGAAATTGATATCGATGAAAAGAAAGTGATTATCGAAGTGATGGAAGGTTTGTTGTCTTGA
- the rplS gene encoding 50S ribosomal protein L19, with translation MQNIITEITKEQLRTDLPTFRPGDTVRVHVKVVEGTRERVQVYEGVVISRRGGGISESFTVRKISYGVGVERTFPVHTPKIAQLEVTRRGKVRRAKLYYLRDLRGKAARIKEIR, from the coding sequence ATGCAAAACATTATTACAGAAATCACTAAAGAACAGCTTCGTACGGATCTTCCAACGTTCCGTCCTGGAGACACTGTCCGCGTCCACGTTAAAGTTGTCGAGGGCACGCGCGAACGTGTTCAGGTATACGAAGGAGTCGTTATCAGCCGTCGCGGAGGCGGAATCAGTGAATCATTCACTGTTCGCAAAATTTCTTACGGTGTTGGTGTTGAACGTACATTCCCTGTACACACGCCAAAAATTGCACAGCTTGAAGTTACTCGTCGTGGTAAAGTACGTCGTGCGAAATTGTATTACTTGCGTGACCTACGCGGTAAAGCAGCTCGTATCAAAGAAATTCGATAA
- a CDS encoding ribonuclease HII, translated as MQTTTEIKEKLNGVTEWQPWMDELTDDSRKSVQVLLASWQRKQVQRKKLLENHNLKLQFDDLYRKLNSDFVAGIDEAGRGPLAGPVVTAAVILPEDCSSLIGLDDSKQLSRAKRDQFAEIIKRIAVSYAVHVQPPEEIDRINIYQATRSSMTEAALALSPKPVVVLADAMMLELPMPCQSIIKGDAKSLSIAAASILAKTGRDALMADYAVQYPQYGFEKHAGYGTKEHVAALGKHGPCKIHRTTFEPIKSILTKNSLF; from the coding sequence ATGCAAACGACAACTGAAATAAAAGAGAAATTGAATGGAGTAACGGAATGGCAGCCGTGGATGGATGAGCTCACAGATGATTCGCGAAAAAGTGTTCAAGTTTTATTGGCATCTTGGCAACGAAAACAAGTGCAGCGGAAAAAGTTGCTAGAAAATCACAACTTAAAACTGCAATTCGACGATCTGTACAGAAAGTTGAATTCCGATTTTGTGGCAGGAATTGACGAAGCAGGCAGAGGGCCGCTCGCGGGTCCTGTCGTTACCGCCGCAGTAATCCTACCAGAAGATTGTTCTAGTCTAATCGGATTGGACGATTCCAAGCAATTAAGTAGAGCTAAACGTGATCAGTTTGCAGAAATTATCAAGAGAATTGCTGTCAGCTATGCAGTCCATGTCCAGCCGCCCGAGGAAATTGATCGGATTAATATCTATCAGGCGACAAGAAGCTCCATGACCGAAGCGGCTCTGGCGCTGTCTCCGAAGCCGGTTGTCGTGCTGGCTGATGCCATGATGCTGGAGCTGCCAATGCCATGTCAGTCCATCATTAAAGGCGATGCTAAGAGCTTGAGTATTGCGGCGGCTTCTATTTTAGCTAAGACGGGAAGAGATGCCCTTATGGCTGACTACGCAGTTCAATATCCACAATATGGTTTTGAGAAGCACGCTGGTTATGGAACGAAAGAACATGTCGCGGCACTTGGAAAGCACGGACCTTGTAAAATTCACCGAACGACGTTCGAACCAATCAAATCTATTTTGACGAAAAATTCACTGTTTTAA
- the ftsY gene encoding signal recognition particle-docking protein FtsY — MSFFKKLKDKFAGNAEAEESTEKYKEGLTKTRTGFTSKINDLVAKYRKVDEDFFEELEEILLQADVGFETVIELMDELRFEVQRKNVKDTSNVQSVISEKLVDIYQAGEAEMNEINFVDGLTVILMVGVNGVGKTTTIGKLAHRFKNEGKTVMLAAGDTFRAGAIEQLDVWGKRVGVDVIKQSEGSDPAAVMYDAVRSAKSRGVDVLICDTAGRLQNKVNLMNELQKVHRVISREIPGAPHEVLLALDATTGQNAMLQAQTFKEVTDVTGIVLTKLDGTAKGGIVLAIRNKLKIPVKYVGLGEKLDDLQPFDAQKYVYGLFAEGLDKEQQLEDAEVDK; from the coding sequence GTGAGTTTCTTTAAAAAATTAAAAGATAAATTTGCCGGAAACGCCGAGGCTGAAGAATCAACTGAAAAATACAAAGAGGGATTAACCAAAACTCGTACCGGTTTTACGTCTAAGATTAACGATTTGGTGGCGAAATATCGCAAAGTTGACGAAGACTTTTTCGAAGAATTGGAAGAAATCCTGTTGCAGGCGGATGTCGGCTTTGAAACTGTCATTGAATTGATGGATGAATTACGCTTTGAGGTTCAGCGGAAAAATGTCAAGGACACTTCCAACGTCCAATCTGTCATTTCAGAAAAACTGGTGGATATATATCAGGCAGGCGAAGCAGAAATGAATGAAATCAATTTTGTTGACGGATTGACAGTTATTTTAATGGTCGGCGTTAATGGTGTCGGCAAAACAACGACCATCGGAAAATTGGCTCACCGCTTCAAGAACGAAGGGAAAACCGTTATGCTAGCTGCCGGTGATACATTCCGCGCAGGTGCAATCGAACAATTGGATGTCTGGGGCAAGCGCGTCGGTGTTGACGTCATCAAGCAAAGCGAAGGTTCTGATCCAGCGGCAGTCATGTACGACGCTGTGCGTTCAGCTAAATCCCGTGGAGTAGACGTGCTAATCTGTGATACGGCAGGACGTCTGCAAAACAAAGTCAATTTGATGAATGAACTGCAGAAAGTTCACCGCGTTATTTCACGTGAAATTCCAGGAGCGCCTCACGAAGTGTTATTGGCTCTTGATGCCACAACTGGTCAAAATGCCATGCTTCAGGCACAGACTTTTAAAGAAGTTACGGATGTTACAGGTATTGTTCTAACGAAACTTGATGGGACGGCGAAAGGCGGAATCGTTTTAGCCATCCGAAATAAGCTGAAGATTCCTGTTAAATATGTGGGATTAGGTGAAAAATTGGATGATTTGCAGCCTTTCGACGCGCAAAAATACGTCTATGGTTTATTTGCAGAAGGATTGGACAAAGAACAGCAACTAGAAGATGCTGAGGTAGACAAGTAA